The following proteins are encoded in a genomic region of Magnolia sinica isolate HGM2019 chromosome 1, MsV1, whole genome shotgun sequence:
- the LOC131242934 gene encoding probable pectinesterase 68, with protein MGHLKTFILFYFSFMLLVHKQVPPFIVTASVLNSTTAKHHHKWVGPVGCRVITVDVHGFGDFLSVQAAIESVAENNRENVIIQINPGYYIEKVVIPATKPYITFQGAGRDVTVIEWHDRAGDRGSDGQQLRTYHTASVTVFANYFTARNISFKNTAPAPMPGMEGWQAAAFRISGDKAYFSGCGFYGAQDTLCDDAGRHYFKECYIEGSIDFIFGNGRSMYKDCELHSIATRFGSIAAQDRKSPDEKTGFAFVRCRVTGTGPLYVGRAMGQYSRIVFSYTYFDDVVAHGGWDDWDHTSNKNKTVFFGVYKCWGPGASAVRGVSWARELDYATAHPFLAKSFVNGRHWIAPSDA; from the exons atgggccatctCAAGACCTTCATCTTATTCTACTTCTCCTTCATGCTTCTAGTACATAAGCAAGTACCACCATTCATTGTTACTGCCAGTGTCCTCAATTCAACCACAGCCAAGCATCATCACAAGTGGGTCGGGCCCGTCGGCTGCCGTGTGATCACAGTCGACGTCCACGGCTTCGGGGACTTCCTATCCGTCCAAGCAGCCATTGAATCGGTCGCAGAGAACAACCGAGAGAATGTCATTATTCAGATCAACCCCGGATATTACAT AGAGAAGGTTGTGATTCCTGCTACGAAGCCATATATTACGTTCCAGGGGGCCGGGAGGGATGTGACGGTGATCGAGTGGCATGATCGGGCCGGTGATCGTGGATCGGACGGACAACAGCTACGCACTTATCACACTGCTTCTGTTACTGTTTTTGCTAATTATTTCACTGCTAGAAATATTAGTTTCAAG AACACAGCCCCGGCACCAATGCCCGGCATGGAAGGATGGCAAGCAGCTGCATTCCGCATCTCTGGCGACAAGGCATACTTCTCCGGGTGCGGCTTCTACGGTGCTCAGGACACTCTCTGTGACGACGCTGGACGCCATTACTTCAAGGAGTGCTACATTGAAGGTTCCATAGACTTCATATTCGGCAACGGAAGGTCCATGTACAAA GATTGCGAGCTACACTCTATCGCGACGAGGTTCGGTTCCATCGCGGCGCAGGATAGGAAGTCGCCTGACGAGAAGACGGGATTCGCTTTCGTGCGCTGTAGGGTGACAGGAACAGGCCCGCTCTACGTGGGGCGAGCGATGGGCCAGTATTCAAGGATCGTCTTCTCTTACACGTACTTTGATGACGTGGTGGCCCACGGTGGATGGGATGACTGGGACCACACCAGCAACAAGAATAA GACGGTGTTTTTCGGGGTATACAAGTGCTGGGGCCCGGGAGCTTCAGCGGTGCGAGGCGTGTCATGGGCCAGAGAGCTCGACTACGCGACCGCACATCCATTCCTGGCCAAGAGTTTCGTCAATGGACGGCATTGGATTGCACCATCAGATGCTTGA
- the LOC131242941 gene encoding tropinone reductase homolog At5g06060-like isoform X1 produces MGEEALKKKGWSLQGMTALVTGGTKGIGHAIVEEVAAFGASVHTCARNKAELDQCLHEWKESGFNVTGSVCDVSAGAARQKLMDEASSIFQGKLNIFISNAAAFIFKPTLEITAEEFSFVMATNLESAYHLSQLAHPLLKASGQGNIVFISSTAGLVGSCAGTVYAASKGALNQLTKNLACEWAKDNIRTNCVAPWVTKTPLIEDLLANKELVDEMIPRTPLRRFAEPKEVSSLVAFLCLPVASYINGQVIAVDGGFTISGFYPSKDY; encoded by the exons GCATGCCATAGTAGAAGAAGTAGCTGCATTTGGAGCATCCGTACACACATGTGCCCGCAACAAAGCAGAGCTCGATCAGTGCTTGCATGAATGGAAAGAATCAGGATTCAACGTGACGGGTTCTGTTTGCGATGTTTCAGCGGGTGCAGCACgtcaaaaactgatggacgaggCCTCCTCGATATTCCAAGGGAAGCTCAACATCTTC ATAAGCAATGCTGCGGCGTTCATCTTTAAACCAACGCTAGAGATTACTGCTGAAGAATTCTCCTTTGTCATGGCCACCAACCTAGAATCTGCATACCATTTAAGCCAGCTTGCTCACCCGCTCTTAAAGGCATCAGGACAAGGAAACATTGTATTCATATCCTCTACTGCTGGTTTGGTAGGATCATGTGCTGGAACCGTTTATGCAGCTTCTAAAG GAGCATTGAATCAGCTCACAAAGAATTTGGCATGTGAGTGGGCAAAAGACAACATACGGACTAATTGTGTTGCACCTTGGGTAACAAAGACTCCTTTGATAGAAGAT CTTCTGGCAAACAAGGAGTTGGTGGACGAAATGATTCCCCGAACTCCCCTTCGACGCTTTGCAGAGCCAAAGGAGGTTTCATCTTTGGTGGCATTCCTTTGCTTACCCGTTGCATCGTACATAAATGGCCAAGTCATAGCTGTCGATGGAGGATTCACCATCAGTGGTTTCTACCCATCTAAAGACTACTAA